CAACGTCAAGATCCAGTAGGCGGAGCGATGAAAGGCGCCAGCGCCTGTGCCAATGGGGTTGGCACGTCGATCGAGCGGCCGGTCTTGCGGTCGACCGCCACCATGACGAGGTAACCGTCCGCGAGCGGGCCGTCCGGCTTCTGCATCGAGAAATCGAGCCGGATCGAGCTGCGGCCGATACGCCCCACCCAGATCTCGACAGCGAGCAGCTCGTCCAGCCGCGCCGGCTGGCGATAGTCCAGATGCAGCTGCACGCGCGGCAGCCAGATGTCCAGCCGGTCCCACACCGTCGCATAGGGAAAGCCCACGGCGCGAAACAGCTCGGTTTCCGCCAGTTCGACAAACCGCGGATATGTGCTCCAGCGGA
The Burkholderiales bacterium DNA segment above includes these coding regions:
- a CDS encoding thioesterase family protein, which codes for MSSEQSPSPANQRYRVCEYVRWSDVDASGIIRWSTYPRFVELAETELFRAVGFPYATVWDRLDIWLPRVQLHLDYRQPARLDELLAVEIWVGRIGRSSIRLDFSMQKPDGPLADGYLVMVAVDRKTGRSIDVPTPLAQALAPFIAPPTGS